In Rhizophagus irregularis chromosome 28, complete sequence, the genomic stretch TATTTGTTTTGTTAACATCTATTTTTGTACCTTCTGAACCATTTGACAATATTGTAACTCATTTTGTATGTCGTTCCTCCTTCTTTACTTCATTTCcaccaaaaatattttaaagccaaaaatattttaaagatctAGTTCAAGGTTTCTCCAGTTAGATCTAGttcattataatctttttgaaaattcattattatatctttgCATTAACAGGATAATTATTACCATAATTTTACATACTTTTGATAAGAAGTGCATAACCAACTAAGACCAGTAAtccttatttattaataattaaagaaactttttaaTCACTTTAAAGGCTTCCAAATAGGTCATCAATCATATATACGAGTTAAATGGCATAGCACAGATGATCTCACAGAAGCAACTAAAATATACAACTCTTCTGTTCGGGACTGCAATTTGTAGATACGATAcaggtaaatatatatttaaattatgtagtATACCTTTAATGTTAGTAGCTTAGGAGTATGAGTAATTGTAACTTCTTTTTGCATgagcaataataataatgtgatTTCATTTCACATTTGATTTATGATGTGGTAATAAGATGCGCTTTCATTGtgttattttatacatttttccACAGTTAAATACGGTCTTATGGTCTGTAAagtaatttattcaaaatcatAATCCTTTTTCGCATAGGTTAATTATCTGTTTAATTTTTTCGAAATATCTTTATCATTCTCTATATTTTTGACATCAAAGTTTACTAAAGAgtctttcttattattattacttattagttATGATGTACTATTCACAAAAACTAATATCAttcctcaaaaaaaaaatatcaaagaaacTCTACTTACCAAAAAAGTCTAGGAAATCAAGATTATAAAGTCTCGAAAATTTATGAAAGCGAAATGGCAGTATCGCTAAATTATTCAGTTTGATTCTAGGGCAagattctaataatatttcaattgcGCGTTggtaatatttctaatattagtACTCtttagaagaagaagaagaagagaaGTTAACGAAATAACccaaatgaatatataaaaaatcgaATCCAACATTAATTATACTTTCAATGCAAATGATGTTGAAAAACATTGTGCAATGATGGAatgtattaatgaattaatgaatatttttattaaaatcacaAAGAACCtatgaataatttttctatcatCATACAACCATTACGGTAAGcgtcttttaatattttactcttaagcaaaaattaaattacattgtTGATATGATTGccgtaatttttttcttcaaatcaGACAGACCCTTCAAAAACTAGTAAGCGTGCACACAGTCATTATTGTCTTGCATCATTATACTTAAACTATATCCAACTATCCGACGTTAATGAATTTACCCTCTTTTCATCTGGAGTAAGTATTGTTTCTTTGcactttttctaaataatttatatccaTTGCTCGATCGATTTGGCCAGAACCTTTTTTTATCACATCAAACAAAATTTGACAATTCTCAAACTTGGAATAATGTTCACTTTTGAATACCGCCTCTACATGGATTTTGGAAGAGGGTTCGCACTATATTCATATGATTACGACCTAAACGCAAAAGTGATTATATGACGTTCATTACAAGCTCTTAGAATACACGCTTTTATTCTTAAGGCATTATAAGGTGGACCGATAATTTAGGCCGATCGTTGATTTGGGGCACATCGTCAACTTGGGGCACAACAACAGCAATTATATATACCTTTCCTTTCGTGGTGAATTTTGAATAACGAAGATACAATGAAAAAAGTCTTCTATCATATGATCCATGATATTTCAACATATATGATAAGCCCCGTTCAACTACTCTATCCAGCCATTTCTCTTAGAAACAGCACCAGGCTGTCTTAGATAAGAAAAAGCTGctcatatatttaattcttatttGTTGAATGTCCGTTAGTGAACATTAACatctataatttaaattatggatCATTTTGCATCAAATTTGAAACACGAActactaacaataatatataatatgagTGTTAGATACTGGAGGGTTTTCTCATGtacttgaaaatttatttaatatcgaCTTACAGACTTACATCGATGGCAAAGGATTCTTTAAAAACTTCAAGAAAAAAGCACATGACTACGACTATCTTGATAATATCGCATCTGATGTGAGCGGCTTTCGAATTTGACAACTGGCCAGTTGGAAGAATGGGGATATTGTGGTACTCAATGGTAATTTGGCTAAACTTGCAGATATATTTTTAGGAAGGTTGagaaaaatgtaattaatggAAAAAACTGTTAAGGATTTCCttgtaaaaagaaaacaaataattGTTCATTAGAGATGACCAAAGTTTAAAGATGATGATTTCAAAAACTAAAGCAGCTTTGATATAGAttcttaatgaaaaattatgatcGGGAAACAATCATCACTACACAGCCATACAGCGGGAAAAAACATTTAGAGAACCCAGAAGCCGAAGGGTAAATCAAACTAATAATTTGTCTTATTCTAAAATTATAGGGAATAATTATACTAGTAGTTCGTTCACAAGGGATAGTCTAAGAGtcgtttaataatattttcgttgttatataaatagaatgaactatttatacaatatattaaaaagaaagcGCTCACATCGATATATTCATATctcagaaaataaaattaagtgaGGATTATCATGAAACCTTAGGATATTTAATCATCAACGTGTTGTGTTAAATAACTACTTATTCCATATTTACACCCACTGTTACTTTAATAACAACcaatatttgcatatttattaGATACTTTTACATGTAATAAAAACCAATCTCTCGTCCTCTCTAACACTTCTTAGATGTGGTGGTGTAAATATTATCGtggtttatttttacttttttagaaTAACTTCGTAATTTTTGTAAGGATTTTGGCAAAAAAGATCCATCTAATGTTTCATAGATGCCTTGATGCATTTTTTAAAGGTGAGATGGTGTGGGTGATGTTGGTATTGGTTGGCGAGTGTGTCCAACATGATCGTTATAATGACTTCGTATTTAATGCAATATTTTCAGTAAAAAGGGAAGAATAATAAAACCATTCTAACACGTGGATGctttttttaaaggtaatGTGAGTGGATAGGTTGATGATTGGTGTATCTAACGTTatcatgtttttatttttatttttattttttaaaaaaaaattacttcgTATTTATAACCTATGAAGCAATCttagatttgaaaaaaaaaataaagcttCTGATATTTGTACTTTGTATCTTGATTAAGGTTTCTGATGAATTAAGTATCGATGTTCTCAACGAACGTATAAATATTGATCTAGTTTGATTGTATATTAAACcaattgaatgatttttttcggAATTGTCATCTTGATCTTCACTATTGTCACTTTTCGTCGTCATCATAGAAAATATCCGTAGAAACTTATAAAggtaaattactatatatacataatatatttattcaaattttaatttattaataaaatttttttgatcattaagctttcttttattacatgatatcaaaataatcaagaTTTATTTTTGACCTGTGAGTGAGTCTTATGGTGATCATGATTTTTGTTAAGAggttaatactaataatactaatacagtaataattattaggaTCTTTTCAATGATTACAgggttttaaatattttgttttatttatagttataatGGGTGTACATTATTTTTGAGTTATATgctgaatatttaaatgagaaaaaaaaagaaagaggatgaaaaaagttattaaaatgccaaaattttcaacaaagCGATGAAAGTGAGAGATTTATAACGCATTTGAAGTTAAAAACAagtacaataatttttatcaaaaataattacgcttgaaaagaatttaaaattgttattttataatgttaattttagaGTTGATAGTTtctaatgtattattattctgACAAATTAAGCAAGAAATTGCAGAAATTGATTTtgtgtataattattattatcacattttCAGTTTCTTCAGCCTAGTTTAATAGCCCTCGATTTTTCATCACGAGTCATGGTATGGATAAAGCGACCGTTAGTAAACGACCACTTGACGTAATttgcaatatttaattttaactaattaaaataaaaataattataatttgtataattaacaTTAGACCAATTAACgttaatcttttaattttattcatgaagcaaaaattaaaaataacacgcaaaaattttatattccaatttcttatataaatcaCAAGTTAAAAGGAATAAGCAGGGATGAAGGGAAATTGCATGGGTTACCACAAattcatcaggaaattttccTGGTATTTTCTGTGGATCCACGTAGGAGTCGTAGGATATAAGGGAATGTATGAAATTCCATATATTAATCCATATCATGcagataaataatttgtgaTATACagtaatatcattttaatataaatgttaaactAGTGTACTTTTGGATATAGTGAGTGAGTTTTATACTAatactactaataaattaataaaagatttttttataacaatagattgtgtTTAgtgagatttataaaaaatttaatgagatttctttttagtaatagtttggtataaaaaaaatttctgggatttttttttaataacaatatgtTGATAGTAGACAATTAACttgttaataattgttttttagtaagatttttttatagttcacagtaacactaatattactagtaagtaatataaatgaaagatttttataacaatagattacatttaataaggttaataaaaaaattttctgagatttattttaataacaataggtatgataaatttttggtgattattttttttagtaacaatAGTTTGGTAATagacaataaaaaatgttgtgaaaacATTAAAAACTGAACTGATAATGAATTGGTAAATCAGATCAGTTTTGGTCACAGTAATAATTGTCTATTACCAATCTATtgctactaaaaaaaaaatcaccaaaaattttatcatatctattgttatttaaataaatcccagaaaattttatatattgtactatactaatttgtcataaaaaaattccagaaactgatctattatattaataaaaaatctaaaaaattttttatatctctccattataatatagTACTGATCTgttgttatcaaaaaaattttttatattgatttattgactctattgttaaaaaaaaattcagaaaatatatttatatcaatctattattaaaaaaaaagttaaaatttttttatatctattcattgtactataccaatctattgttattaaaaaaagtctcagtaaattttttgtattgatctattgttattaaaaaaaatctcccaaaattttttttatatgtcattaaatataatctatttataaaaaatcttttattaactcATTAAACTAACTATTAATACCTATTAGTAGTAGTATTACTGGaaaaaatcttactaaaaaacaattattaattgaacaaattaataatcagttgtctattaccaatctattgttattaaaaaaaatcacaaaaaaatttattaaattagtcCATTGTACTATACctatctattgttattaaaataatcccagaaaattttatatctagtaactattgtactataccaatctagtattattattaaaaaaaaatccttaaaattttttatttctatccaTTATACCATActgatctattgttattaaaaaaaatccagaaaattttatactgatATAATGActtattgctaaaaaaaaatcccagaaaatatattcatatcaatctattattaaaaaaaagaattcagaaatatttttttatatctatacATTGTATTATACCAatctgttattattaaaatagatcccagaaaattttattatatctatctattgtactataccattctattatatctcaaaaaatttttttattaaccttattaaatgtaattaaaatcttttattaccattacttattagtaatattagtgTTACTATGTTGAAGATAGGGCCGTCTGGCTAAGATAACGCATTAAAAATGTTGTCTACCTACTGAGTCTAACGATCACTCGACAGTGCACACGTGGGGTACTATACGTATGACGAGTGGtttgtagtttaattatattagagtaGCTTTTAGAATCATACTATGTAtacatattcttttatttttctactttaataaaactgcaaatgcgctgcgattaaaaaaaaaagtaatattagtgttactgtaaactgtaaaaaaattattaacttccGTTAATAAGTTACCAAtctattgtaattaaaaaataaatcacagaaaatttttattatatctatctatTGTGCTATAccaatatattgttattaaggaagaattccaaaaaaaatttattatatcatctaTTATATGATACCAATTTactgttattaaaaaaaaattccaaaaaatttattacatctATTTATTGTATAGTTAACCCTATTGTACTATTACTACTATGCTGATATatcgttattaaaaaaaaattctagaaaattttttatacaaagctattcttattaaaaaaaatttcataaaattttttcataaatctcACTAAacacaatctattgttataaaaaaatcttttattaatttattaatagtattagtatgcttttaaaataaactcaCCCATTATATCCAAAAGTacactaatataattaaaaaaaaatcattttttttttaatttttaataacaaaaacgtcaagtctgacgtttttaattaaaaaaatatttttttttgatttttaataacaaaaaacgtcaagtctgacgtttttaattaaaaaaatcactttttttttgatttttaataacaaaaaacgtcaagtctgacgtttttaattaaaaaaaatgtttttttttgatttttaataacaaaaaacgtcaagtctgacgtttttaattaaaaaaaatgtttttttttgatttttaataacaaaaaacgtcaagtctgacgtttttaattaaaaaaaatattttttttgatttttaataacaaaaaacgtcaagtctgacgtttttaattaaaaaaatcactttttttttgatttttaataacaaaaaacgtcaagtctgacgtttttaattaaaaaaatcactttttttgatttttaataacaaaaaacgtcaagtctgacgtttttaattaaaaaaatcacttttttttgatttttaataacaaaaaacgtcaagtctgacgtttttaattaaaaaaaatattttttttgatttttaataacaaaaaacgtcaagtctgacgtttttaattaaaaaatatattttttttgatttttaataacaaaaaacgtcaagtctgacgtttttaattaaaaaatatattttttttgatttttaataacaaaaaacgtcaagtctgacgtttataattaaaaaaaatatttttttgatttttaataacaaaaaacgtcaagtctgacgtttataattaaaaaaaatattttttttgatttttaataacaaaaaacgtcaagtctgacgtttttaattaaaaaatatatatttttttgatttttaataacaaaaaacgtcaagtctgacgtttttaattaaaaaaaaatcattttttttgattttaataacaaaaaacgtcaagtctgacatttttgattaataaaatcattttttttttgatttttaataacaaaaaacgtcaagtctgacttttttaattaaaaaatttaatttttttttgttttttaatcaagtttttgacatttttaattaaaaaaaaaaaattttcacattttaataaaaaatgatcaacatactATTTCATGATCTGTCAAGTTAACATTCTTTTTGAGCAGCACAGTTAAACTCAGCGCAAAAAGTTTCCATAGTGAATGTTCACTTTCtctgtacatgtacatgtacatgttCATGTTCTTGCTCTTGTACttgtacatgtacatgtacagtACTGTACTAATATTTAAGATTAAACTGAGAGTTTTTTACgaaaaaggcaattttttttgtatccatGGCAACTATGCATGTGGATGATTTTCAAAAACggaatagaaaattttggtgAAAATCTGACTGAAATGAAATGATCAACCAAAATTTTTGccttttaaagtaaaaaatcgcCTTAAAATCCTACTTGggtgttaaataaataataaaatttttttgtttattttatttattgatagttttagtaaaaatacaaaattgaATAGGAAATGTAATAAGTTTCcaactattatatatataatatattattacataaaagtTGTATAAATAAATCCTACAAgactaattaaaataattccagaaaaattataaaattgatgagTAAGTTTCTGACCGTCAGATTTAAAGTTATTAGCAATATTACTAGTCATATTAGGACAACGTGCTTCATAACTTGCTAATTGGTTGTTTTTACCAATAAAAACCTTTTGTAAATTACGAGCATCAGGGGGATGAGATGATTGATAACTTAAGAGATTCTTATAAGATTGTTTGTTACATTCATCTTCACATGATAAACCATTTATAGTATTCGTATTTGAAGTCGATGTATTTTGACTCGATTGTTCAAAACTTTTAACCGAacaatattctaaaaaaaaaaagaaataatttgttaaaaaaaacagtattttatatatatgtaaatgatattatatacttaaataCTTAATAACTTACggttatttattttcaaacaaaaattatctCTTGTAGGTATagcaatataataattaatcataGTTGATATAGCTCTACCTCCGACACTACTAATATTAGTTTCACCAGTTCCAGTTCCATTAACAGAAATATATTCATTCACTTCTACATCACAAGCATTAGCGACTTCGGTATAAGCATTTTTAGAATCTGATTCACTACATGCATTATTTGCGGTATCAGCGCAAGCTTGATCAAAAGCTAATGTTAATTTTGGTATGTCTGGTGAGTCTAGGTTAATAGTACCATTAGAAGAAGGATCATTTACAGATATATGATAAAAGAGAAAACTAGTAAACAAGCATTTGTCAGAAGGTTGTTTTTTAGTCTCGAGGAATGATGAATCCAATGGATTATGTTTAAAAAGTGCTTGCTGACATGGTGTACATGTCGAGCCTTGTTGTAAAGCGAAAGTTAGTTCACAAGTAGCTGCTGCTGGAAGTGTTTGATCCTGAGCATAAGCGAAGAGGATTAATACGTTTAATAATACGAAAAAACTAAAAGATTTCATTGTTCTATTTGTTATATCAGTATTATAGTACAATAAGGATTTTTTATTCAGAatgtaaatgttttttataaatgttttttgtaaatgggttttttttaattctgacGGACTAAAAAATTcgatctttttataatattaacgtaacacgaattattattattacgattgtttaaaaaaaaatggaattaataaaaataaaaaaataaaacaaggaaaattaacaaaatgaaagtaagacaagaaaattattaaatataaaaggtaCCTTCTTTCTAATTGTGATCTAGTTTCAGTTTATGATAAAGTTTgtctcaatttttttgtacaaaagaagaaaaagaaaaaaaaacaataataaagtttCATTTATTAGTATTGTTACATAAAAATGTATGTTAAGCAATTTTTTACCTATGAAAAAAACTGGGAGgtttactttttataattataaccaattacttaattttgaaaattgaaacgataatgacgataataatattaaagaaaattgttaatattatatgttgTACAAAAACCTTTGTTTAAAAATGGATTTGTATCCCACAAACATTGGATTTCGGCTATTAATACAGTGCATACAACTTAGTCCCGACTactaaattagataaatttcaaattgctACTCTTCACTTAAAAAgaacaataaaagaaaaataaaaccGCAGAATGATAGAGCAAGTCAAGCTTAATTAGCCCACGTTTTTAAATTTCCTGTAAGACAATTTTTAACGAAGTAGTAGCGATCCAAAGTCgggtaattttattattaagatgaGAATTTTGGCCGCATTACACGTAATTCACGTGATCAAAATTCTTATCGTTGATTGGTTGTTTTTCATTTGAATATCAGGTTACATGactaaattgaaaataaaacatCTATCACGAAAagtaaaaactgaaaaaaaaacgaaaaacaAGCTTTTAACGTCTAAACAACACAAGTAtttgagtttattttaaagtgtggttattctaatttatttactaaatgcCAAC encodes the following:
- a CDS encoding uncharacterized protein (SECRETED:cutsite_AYA-QD; SECRETED:prob_0.7126); SECRETED:SignalP(1-19), whose amino-acid sequence is MKSFSFFVLLNVLILFAYAQDQTLPAAATCELTFALQQGSTCTPCQQALFKHNPLDSSFLETKKQPSDKCLFTSFLFYHISVNDPSSNGTINLDSPDIPKLTLAFDQACADTANNACSESDSKNAYTEVANACDVEVNEYISVNGTGTGETNISSVGGRAISTMINYYIAIPTRDNFCLKINNQYCSVKSFEQSSQNTSTSNTNTINGLSCEDECNKQSYKNLLSYQSSHPPDARNLQKVFIGKNNQLASYEARCPNMTSNIANNFKSDGQKLTHQFYNFSGIILISLVGFIYTTFM